The proteins below are encoded in one region of Levilactobacillus namurensis:
- a CDS encoding ATP-dependent DNA helicase: MPIKLGVRELVEFTLRAGDLGATSNSQNTALLGAKIHRRLQKQRADDYQKEYYLDLPLTLRDHEYLLHGRADGVTLGETTATIEEIKTSDGDFDQLPANKVILYWAQVKLYAHLLFHKFPDLQTITLTLTYYQTSNDTTTQKNQTIDRQTAADFFQTVIDAYITWLKLRDDLRERRDPTIQALTFPFDHYRPGQRELAVAVYKTILSQQHLFAEAPTGTGKTISTLFPAIKAIGEGVIQRIFYLTAKQSTRRVAEDAIQLMATQGLQLKSITLTAKEKIQFPEETDLTPEENPYMLGYYDRLRPALVDLIQHNDQLTRPVIETYARKHTLDPFEFQLDASLLCDVVIGDYNYLFDPQVHLQRFFATSDPDNFFLIDEAHNLVARSREMYSAAIASQPLDHLLELSTGTPQVSRKLRQRIRDLRQTFDDICAPLRSAGKTDSTFLSPPAEIDHELGRFIEATHDWLIDQPQTPFVKALLDVYFAAISYQRIGEFYDETYRMRLTLADGNIVLKQLCLDPSAFLADSLDLGHGAVLFSATLSPLSYYQTVLGGGETSLAYRLASPFPPQHQGLFITNYIQTTYKQRQANLAKILVAIKTLVDAKTGNYLIFLPSYNYLLTVVAAFNLAYPHIHTVAQQATMSEADRTAFLAQFQPAPTTTLVGFALLGGIFSEGIDLKGDRLIGVGIVSVGLPGINPETDLIRDYFDSHDQPGFAFAYQLPGLNNVFQAAGRLIRGAHDVGVVLLMDQRFTAPRYTQLYPPHWQHYQRLYRSEQLGPALQHFWNSEASH; encoded by the coding sequence ATGCCCATCAAACTTGGTGTTCGTGAATTAGTTGAATTCACCCTGCGCGCCGGTGACCTCGGTGCCACCAGCAATAGTCAAAATACCGCGCTACTGGGCGCTAAGATTCACCGACGACTTCAGAAGCAACGGGCCGATGACTACCAAAAGGAATACTACCTCGACCTGCCGTTAACGCTCCGGGACCACGAGTACCTGCTCCACGGCCGGGCCGATGGCGTCACGTTAGGCGAGACCACCGCAACGATCGAAGAGATCAAAACCTCCGACGGGGACTTCGACCAACTTCCGGCCAACAAGGTCATCCTATACTGGGCCCAAGTCAAGCTGTACGCCCACCTCTTATTTCATAAATTCCCCGACCTGCAGACCATCACGTTGACCCTGACCTACTACCAGACCAGCAACGACACCACGACTCAAAAGAATCAGACCATCGACCGGCAAACGGCCGCCGACTTCTTCCAAACGGTCATCGACGCCTACATCACCTGGCTGAAGCTCCGCGACGACCTCCGCGAACGGCGCGACCCCACCATTCAAGCGCTGACCTTTCCCTTCGACCATTACCGCCCTGGTCAACGAGAACTCGCCGTCGCGGTCTACAAGACGATTCTCAGTCAGCAACACCTCTTTGCCGAGGCGCCAACGGGGACCGGCAAGACCATTTCCACGCTCTTCCCCGCCATCAAAGCCATCGGTGAAGGCGTGATTCAGCGGATCTTCTACCTGACCGCCAAACAAAGCACTCGGCGTGTGGCCGAAGATGCCATCCAACTAATGGCCACACAAGGGCTGCAGCTGAAGAGTATCACCCTCACCGCCAAAGAGAAGATTCAGTTCCCCGAAGAAACCGACCTCACACCCGAAGAGAATCCCTACATGCTGGGCTACTACGACCGTCTGCGTCCCGCACTGGTCGACCTGATCCAGCACAACGACCAACTGACCCGGCCAGTTATCGAGACCTATGCGCGTAAGCACACCCTCGATCCCTTTGAGTTCCAGCTGGACGCCAGCCTCCTGTGTGACGTGGTCATCGGGGACTACAACTACCTGTTCGATCCCCAAGTCCACCTCCAACGGTTCTTCGCCACCAGCGATCCCGACAACTTCTTTCTCATCGACGAAGCCCACAACCTAGTCGCCCGCTCCCGGGAGATGTACTCCGCCGCCATCGCCAGCCAGCCCCTAGACCACCTGCTCGAGCTCAGTACCGGAACCCCACAGGTCAGCCGGAAGCTCCGCCAGCGGATTCGTGACCTGCGTCAGACCTTCGATGACATCTGTGCGCCGTTACGGTCGGCGGGGAAGACCGACAGTACGTTTCTCTCTCCCCCTGCGGAAATCGATCACGAGTTGGGGCGCTTCATCGAAGCCACCCACGATTGGCTGATCGACCAACCCCAGACGCCCTTCGTCAAGGCCCTCCTGGACGTTTACTTTGCGGCCATCAGCTACCAACGAATCGGCGAATTCTACGATGAGACCTACCGCATGCGGTTGACCTTAGCGGACGGCAACATCGTCCTCAAGCAGCTCTGCTTAGACCCCAGTGCCTTTCTCGCAGACAGCCTCGACCTGGGTCACGGTGCCGTTCTCTTCTCCGCGACCCTTTCCCCCCTAAGCTATTATCAGACCGTTTTGGGCGGAGGCGAGACCAGCTTGGCTTACCGACTGGCCTCCCCCTTTCCGCCCCAGCACCAGGGCCTATTCATCACCAACTACATCCAGACCACCTACAAGCAACGCCAAGCCAACCTGGCGAAGATCCTGGTCGCCATCAAGACCCTGGTCGACGCTAAAACGGGCAACTACCTGATTTTCTTGCCCTCCTACAACTACCTGTTGACCGTGGTCGCCGCCTTTAACCTGGCCTACCCCCACATCCACACCGTGGCGCAACAAGCGACCATGAGCGAAGCCGACCGAACCGCCTTCCTCGCCCAATTTCAACCGGCCCCCACCACAACGCTAGTGGGCTTTGCGTTACTGGGTGGTATCTTCTCGGAAGGCATCGACCTCAAAGGCGACCGACTCATCGGCGTAGGCATCGTCAGCGTCGGACTCCCCGGGATCAATCCAGAGACCGACCTGATTCGCGACTACTTCGACAGTCACGACCAGCCCGGCTTCGCGTTTGCTTACCAGTTGCCCGGCCTCAACAACGTCTTTCAGGCGGCCGGCCGGCTGATTCGGGGAGCCCATGACGTAGGCGTGGTTTTATTGATGGATCAACGCTTCACCGCTCCCCGCTACACCCAGCTCTACCCCCCACACTGGCAGCACTATCAACGACTCTACCGGTCCGAACAATTGGGACCAGCCCTGCAGCATTTTTGGAATTCGGAGGCGTCACATTGA
- a CDS encoding phosphate ABC transporter substrate-binding protein PstS family protein, which translates to MNKGTKLAMGIAAMSLLLVGCGKATSSTSSSKSSSNEALSGKVTAVGSTALQPLAAKAGSQFTAKNSKVNLTVQGGGSGTGLSQVQSGAVSLGDSDIFAEEKAGIKASELTDHKVAVVGMGPVVNKDAGVKNLKMSQLKGIFTGKITNWKMVGGKDQKIVIINRAQGSGTRATFENAVLKGASAVKSQEQDSNGAVQKIVATTPGAVSYLAFSYFTNKLQALSVDNVTPTDNNVETNKWKIWSYEHMYTKGKPDKATAAFLSYMTSKDVQNSLVKDMGYISIHDMKVSKDAKGTITQN; encoded by the coding sequence ATGAATAAAGGAACAAAGTTAGCAATGGGGATTGCTGCGATGAGTTTATTATTAGTTGGTTGTGGCAAGGCTACCAGTTCAACTAGTAGTAGCAAGTCCAGCAGCAATGAAGCATTATCCGGGAAGGTTACGGCCGTGGGGTCAACGGCGTTACAACCATTAGCTGCCAAGGCCGGTTCCCAATTTACGGCGAAGAACAGCAAGGTTAACTTGACGGTTCAAGGTGGGGGTTCCGGAACGGGGTTGAGCCAAGTTCAATCCGGCGCCGTTTCCCTGGGAGATTCCGATATTTTCGCAGAAGAAAAAGCTGGGATCAAGGCCAGTGAATTGACCGACCACAAGGTAGCCGTTGTCGGCATGGGCCCCGTGGTCAACAAGGATGCCGGGGTTAAGAACTTGAAGATGTCACAATTGAAGGGCATCTTCACGGGTAAGATTACGAACTGGAAGATGGTTGGTGGGAAAGACCAAAAGATTGTGATCATCAACCGGGCCCAAGGTTCCGGAACCCGAGCAACGTTTGAAAATGCCGTCTTGAAGGGTGCTTCAGCAGTGAAGTCCCAAGAACAAGATTCTAACGGTGCCGTACAAAAGATCGTGGCCACCACGCCAGGTGCGGTCAGTTACTTAGCCTTCTCTTACTTCACCAACAAGTTACAAGCTCTTTCCGTTGATAATGTGACGCCAACGGATAACAACGTTGAAACCAACAAGTGGAAGATCTGGTCTTACGAACACATGTACACCAAGGGTAAGCCTGACAAGGCAACCGCTGCTTTCTTAAGCTACATGACGTCTAAGGACGTGCAAAACAGCTTAGTTAAAGACATGGGTTACATCAGCATTCACGACATGAAAGTTTCCAAGGATGCTAAGGGAACGATTACGCAAAACTAA
- a CDS encoding PTS sugar transporter produces MKTIGFPLYEETPQIDEAPAMQKICQNYTGKVLIKVQDAEIDPSEATEIAQLKDYGGHFVTVTAEGPDEALLAAAVHQQLAKDKYSY; encoded by the coding sequence ATGAAGACCATTGGATTCCCATTGTATGAAGAAACGCCCCAAATTGACGAGGCGCCCGCGATGCAAAAAATTTGCCAGAACTATACTGGCAAAGTGTTGATCAAAGTACAAGATGCCGAAATCGATCCTAGTGAAGCGACCGAAATTGCGCAACTCAAGGACTATGGCGGTCACTTCGTCACGGTAACGGCTGAGGGACCAGATGAAGCTTTACTGGCCGCCGCCGTTCACCAACAGTTGGCTAAGGACAAGTACAGTTACTAG
- a CDS encoding sce7725 family protein has protein sequence MIYFPYFRGRQFDLQALKAIAQDQTLPTNIIPIIEPVRDIKALPQTIAAFLAHDHPLVVITNPTVSDYGLTQQKLHDWTPWQHHPQLILGHVLTPTTTAADLLAPAGQRTLLIARQYDELVAAQHAHWLTTTQPDYLLVPPEARIRQLLDRPQISLYDHAWFPDKDQTYANLTDGFFSDDWQLATLQGYQGFSDYTIGGSHYSEHGYPARAVTLHVTYFVHDQLRIHRFVSDDRVDFKHPKEKFFQAVAKLAAWLPAQPEQTQTPALQQLAAYHDQHHFPGLGVVKRLSLMHHLELMARYFRDHYPENP, from the coding sequence ATGATCTACTTTCCCTACTTTCGCGGTCGTCAATTCGACCTGCAAGCCCTCAAAGCGATTGCCCAGGACCAGACGCTCCCCACCAACATCATCCCCATCATCGAACCCGTACGGGACATCAAGGCCTTACCCCAGACCATTGCGGCCTTTCTGGCACACGACCATCCCCTAGTGGTCATCACCAACCCCACCGTCAGCGACTACGGCTTGACCCAGCAGAAACTACACGACTGGACCCCCTGGCAACACCACCCCCAGTTGATCTTAGGCCACGTCCTGACGCCGACCACCACCGCGGCCGACCTGCTGGCCCCGGCTGGTCAACGAACCCTCTTGATTGCGCGCCAATACGACGAACTTGTCGCGGCACAGCACGCCCACTGGCTGACGACCACACAGCCCGACTACCTCTTGGTCCCTCCGGAAGCTCGCATTCGGCAATTACTGGACCGACCCCAGATCAGCCTGTACGACCACGCGTGGTTCCCTGACAAAGACCAGACCTATGCCAACCTGACCGACGGTTTCTTCAGCGACGATTGGCAACTGGCCACGCTTCAGGGCTACCAGGGGTTCAGCGATTACACGATTGGCGGTAGCCACTACAGTGAACACGGCTATCCTGCGCGTGCCGTGACCCTGCACGTGACCTACTTCGTTCACGACCAGTTACGGATTCACCGCTTCGTATCGGACGACCGGGTCGACTTCAAGCACCCTAAGGAAAAGTTCTTCCAAGCCGTTGCCAAGTTGGCAGCCTGGTTGCCCGCTCAACCAGAGCAGACGCAGACCCCGGCCCTTCAACAGCTGGCGGCCTACCACGACCAGCACCACTTTCCCGGCCTGGGAGTGGTCAAGCGCCTCAGCCTAATGCACCACCTCGAACTGATGGCCCGCTATTTTCGCGACCACTACCCCGAAAATCCCTAA
- a CDS encoding lactonase family protein, whose product MTEEFYIGTYTKRISRGIYRVSVDTDAAKLTKCEWLASAGSPTYIAKSKAQRLYVVNKKETDGQTHGGLIIYDMTDTSKPRAIQQVLDLGSSPAYVSVDEGRQLVYTANYHTAAVTVYKIADDGSLTQVDQVIDQDPVGPAPEQADGPHPHYADLTPDGRLVVCDLGTDKVYLYDVSDAGQLTPVSYVDLPAGYGPRHITFDATKGVAYLVGELSSNVATLTYDADAGKFAVKQITHVIPDDWTAHNGSAAIRLSADGRFVYVSNRGNNSITVLSAADDGTLTVIQRIATEGDFPRDFNWTADESLVLVVHQNSNNASLFKRDAATGKLTLAQKDFMVPEGVSVLPA is encoded by the coding sequence ATGACCGAAGAGTTTTACATTGGGACCTACACCAAGCGAATTAGCCGGGGCATTTACCGGGTAAGCGTTGATACGGATGCCGCCAAGCTGACCAAGTGTGAATGGTTAGCCTCCGCTGGGAGCCCAACTTATATCGCCAAATCCAAGGCACAACGACTGTATGTTGTGAACAAGAAAGAAACGGATGGTCAGACGCACGGTGGTCTGATTATCTATGATATGACGGATACCAGTAAGCCACGTGCGATTCAACAAGTATTGGACTTAGGGTCATCCCCTGCCTATGTCTCCGTTGACGAAGGTCGCCAGCTGGTCTACACGGCCAACTATCACACGGCGGCGGTCACCGTCTACAAGATTGCTGATGACGGTTCCCTGACCCAAGTTGATCAAGTCATTGATCAGGATCCCGTAGGACCAGCACCGGAGCAGGCCGATGGGCCGCACCCACACTACGCGGATCTGACGCCGGATGGCCGGTTAGTGGTCTGTGATCTGGGGACGGATAAGGTTTACCTGTATGACGTTTCCGACGCCGGTCAGTTGACGCCGGTCAGCTATGTGGACTTGCCAGCGGGTTATGGTCCGCGGCATATCACGTTCGACGCGACCAAGGGCGTGGCTTACCTAGTGGGTGAGCTGAGCAGTAACGTGGCCACGTTGACCTACGACGCTGATGCCGGTAAGTTTGCCGTTAAGCAGATCACCCACGTGATTCCAGACGACTGGACCGCCCACAACGGTTCCGCAGCCATTCGCTTGAGTGCCGATGGCCGCTTCGTCTACGTGTCCAACCGGGGCAATAATTCCATTACGGTCTTGTCCGCTGCCGATGACGGCACGTTGACGGTGATTCAGCGGATCGCAACGGAAGGTGATTTCCCGCGGGACTTTAACTGGACGGCTGACGAAAGCTTGGTTTTGGTGGTTCATCAAAACTCCAACAACGCCAGTCTCTTCAAGCGTGACGCGGCAACTGGGAAGTTGACGCTGGCGCAAAAGGACTTCATGGTCCCAGAAGGGGTCAGCGTTCTGCCAGCTTAG
- the pstB gene encoding phosphate ABC transporter ATP-binding protein PstB, translating to MLKEYSFEKTAIQTFADNVPLALRTEDMQVFYGSNHAMHDASLSFPKNQITALIGASGSGKSTYLRSLNRMNDGIATVTGKIWYHDVDINEPDVNIYEIRRHIGMVFQRPNPFSKSIRENIIYALRAEGIKDKQVLAERVERSLRGAALWDEVKDNLDKSALALSGGQQQRLCIARSIAMEPDVLLLDEPCSALDPISTVKVEETLAELRQKYTIIIVTHNMQQAARISSQCAFFHLGHVMEYTPTATMFSNPQIPVTQDYISGSFG from the coding sequence ATGTTAAAAGAGTATTCATTTGAGAAGACGGCCATTCAGACCTTTGCCGATAACGTCCCCTTGGCGTTACGGACGGAGGACATGCAGGTCTTTTATGGCAGTAACCACGCCATGCACGATGCCAGTCTGAGCTTTCCGAAGAATCAGATTACGGCGTTGATTGGGGCCTCGGGTTCCGGTAAGTCGACGTACCTGCGTTCGTTGAACCGGATGAACGATGGTATCGCGACGGTGACCGGGAAAATCTGGTATCACGACGTGGATATCAACGAACCCGACGTGAACATCTATGAGATTCGGCGGCACATCGGTATGGTGTTCCAGCGGCCGAATCCGTTCTCCAAGTCGATTCGGGAGAATATCATCTACGCCTTGCGGGCGGAAGGCATCAAGGACAAGCAGGTCCTAGCAGAACGGGTCGAGCGCAGTCTCCGCGGGGCGGCGTTGTGGGACGAAGTCAAGGATAACCTTGATAAGAGTGCCCTGGCCTTATCTGGTGGGCAGCAGCAACGGCTATGCATTGCACGCTCGATTGCCATGGAGCCCGATGTTCTGTTACTGGATGAACCCTGCAGTGCCTTGGATCCCATCTCAACGGTCAAGGTTGAAGAGACCCTAGCCGAGTTGCGGCAAAAGTACACGATTATCATCGTGACGCATAACATGCAGCAAGCGGCACGAATCAGTAGCCAGTGTGCCTTCTTCCACTTGGGTCACGTGATGGAGTACACGCCAACGGCCACCATGTTCAGCAATCCGCAGATTCCCGTGACCCAAGATTATATTTCTGGTAGCTTCGGATAA
- the pstA gene encoding phosphate ABC transporter permease PstA produces MNAKQKDFLATITINVIVAAVVGILFFLLAYILISGLPHVSWSFLTGTTDSFSGAGGIGVQLFNSFYLLVLTMLISIPISLGAGIYLAEYAKDNWRTHLIRSAIEVLSSLPSVVVGLFGFLLFVVKFKIGFSVISGAIALTFFNLPLLTRNIEESLSAVPRNQREAGLSLGMSKWKTEIGIILPVALPGIVTGIVLSAGRVFGEAAALIYTAGQSAPVTNFADWNPMDAASPLNPLRPAETLAVHIWKVNTEGLANNAAQLSAAASAVLIIAVLLFNLGARVLGNYLYRRGTASK; encoded by the coding sequence ATGAACGCTAAACAAAAGGATTTTCTCGCCACGATTACCATTAACGTGATTGTGGCCGCAGTGGTCGGCATTCTGTTTTTCTTGCTGGCATACATTTTAATTTCGGGGTTACCCCACGTGAGCTGGTCCTTCTTGACGGGGACTACGGATTCCTTCAGTGGTGCTGGTGGAATTGGGGTTCAACTCTTCAACTCATTTTACTTACTGGTTTTAACCATGTTGATTTCCATTCCCATCTCCTTGGGTGCCGGAATCTACTTGGCAGAGTACGCGAAGGACAATTGGCGGACGCACTTGATTCGTTCTGCCATCGAAGTCCTCAGCTCACTACCTTCCGTGGTGGTGGGGCTATTCGGTTTCTTGCTGTTCGTGGTCAAGTTTAAGATTGGATTTTCCGTCATTTCTGGGGCCATCGCCCTGACGTTCTTTAACCTGCCATTGTTAACCCGGAACATCGAAGAGTCCTTGAGCGCGGTTCCACGTAATCAGCGGGAAGCGGGCTTGTCGTTGGGGATGTCGAAGTGGAAAACGGAGATTGGCATTATTCTGCCGGTGGCCTTACCTGGAATCGTTACGGGAATTGTGTTGAGTGCCGGTCGGGTCTTCGGGGAAGCAGCGGCGTTGATCTACACGGCGGGGCAGAGTGCGCCGGTGACCAACTTCGCCGACTGGAATCCCATGGATGCGGCCAGTCCGTTAAATCCTTTGCGTCCCGCCGAAACACTTGCGGTGCATATTTGGAAGGTCAATACGGAAGGCTTGGCCAACAATGCGGCCCAGCTTTCCGCGGCGGCGTCCGCGGTGCTGATCATTGCGGTCTTACTGTTTAACTTGGGCGCGCGGGTATTGGGGAACTACCTGTACCGGCGGGGCACGGCCAGTAAGTAA
- a CDS encoding ABC transporter permease, with amino-acid sequence MKKLSRAYLILIFIILYVPIIYLIVYSFSAGDTMTNYHGFTWKHYADLFADPRMLAIVANTLLVALLSALIATLIGTLGALSIHRTSKRVTRDVLLNLNNILMVSPDVIIGASFLIFFTTLKLPLGFGSVLLSHIAFEIPIVVLMVLPRLREMRPAMLAAAQDLGATTKELLSRVIIPFISPGIFTGFFMALTYSLDDFAVTFFVTGNGFSTLSVEIYSRARQGIDLEINALSGVMFLFSLLLVGGYYWLQQRHHRRKTKRQGATL; translated from the coding sequence ATGAAAAAGTTATCTCGCGCATACCTTATTTTGATTTTCATCATTCTTTACGTCCCCATCATCTACCTTATCGTCTACTCGTTTAGCGCCGGTGACACCATGACCAACTACCACGGGTTCACCTGGAAACACTACGCGGACCTCTTTGCCGACCCCCGGATGTTAGCCATCGTGGCCAATACCCTGCTAGTCGCGCTATTGTCCGCCCTCATTGCGACGTTAATTGGCACCCTGGGGGCCTTGAGCATCCACCGGACGTCTAAGCGCGTCACCCGGGATGTGCTGTTGAACCTCAACAACATTCTGATGGTCTCTCCCGACGTCATCATCGGGGCCAGCTTCTTGATTTTCTTCACCACCCTCAAGCTGCCTTTAGGCTTTGGCTCCGTTCTCTTGAGCCACATCGCCTTTGAGATTCCCATCGTGGTCTTGATGGTCTTGCCCCGATTACGGGAAATGCGGCCCGCGATGCTGGCGGCAGCCCAAGACCTGGGAGCGACCACTAAGGAACTCCTATCCCGAGTGATCATTCCGTTCATCTCGCCGGGAATCTTTACCGGGTTCTTCATGGCGTTGACCTATTCTCTGGACGACTTTGCCGTGACCTTCTTCGTCACGGGAAACGGGTTCTCCACCCTGTCCGTTGAGATCTACTCCCGGGCGCGCCAGGGGATCGACCTTGAAATCAACGCCCTCTCCGGGGTGATGTTCCTCTTCTCCCTATTACTAGTTGGCGGCTACTATTGGCTCCAACAACGGCATCATCGCCGGAAAACGAAGCGTCAGGGGGCGACATTATGA
- the pstC gene encoding phosphate ABC transporter permease subunit PstC: MEQTNSDLKPNDARTDDWTARLHRATRATREDWLGRGISYLCIGVIILVVASMLWFITSKGIATFTQNHVNLWKFVSGTNWSPNQDQIGALPMIVGSFAVTFAAAIVATPFAVGTAIFMTEIAPNKGRKFLQPVIELLVGIPSVVYGFIGLAVVVPFMRHLVSGSGFGIISATFVLFVMVLPTITTMTVDSLRAVPRFYKEASLALGATRWQTVSRVILRAATPGILTAIIFGMARAFGEALAVQMVIGNAAIMPKNLISPAATLTSQLTTGIGDTIDGTLPSNALWSLALILLLMSLFFNALVRLIAKRGQLSHER, translated from the coding sequence ATGGAACAAACAAATTCAGACTTAAAACCAAACGATGCCCGCACCGATGATTGGACGGCGCGGTTACACCGGGCAACCCGGGCGACGCGTGAAGATTGGCTAGGTCGGGGCATCAGTTACTTATGCATTGGGGTCATTATCTTAGTCGTGGCGTCAATGCTGTGGTTCATCACGTCCAAGGGAATTGCGACGTTTACGCAGAACCACGTGAACTTGTGGAAGTTCGTTTCGGGGACTAACTGGTCGCCGAACCAGGACCAGATTGGGGCCTTGCCCATGATTGTGGGGTCCTTTGCGGTCACCTTTGCCGCCGCAATCGTGGCCACCCCGTTTGCGGTGGGAACGGCCATCTTTATGACCGAAATCGCGCCGAATAAGGGACGGAAGTTCTTACAACCCGTCATTGAACTTTTGGTCGGGATTCCGTCCGTCGTTTACGGGTTTATTGGCTTGGCGGTGGTGGTCCCATTCATGCGGCACCTGGTCAGTGGGTCCGGTTTCGGGATTATCTCGGCGACCTTCGTCCTGTTCGTGATGGTGTTACCGACGATTACCACGATGACGGTCGATAGCCTGCGCGCTGTGCCACGGTTCTACAAGGAAGCCTCCCTAGCGTTGGGGGCGACCCGGTGGCAGACGGTGTCGCGGGTGATTCTGCGCGCGGCCACACCGGGAATTTTGACAGCAATTATCTTTGGGATGGCCCGTGCTTTTGGGGAAGCTTTAGCCGTCCAGATGGTGATCGGGAACGCGGCGATTATGCCTAAGAACCTGATCTCACCAGCCGCAACGTTGACCAGTCAGCTGACGACGGGTATCGGGGATACTATCGATGGAACGTTACCTAGTAACGCCCTGTGGTCTTTGGCGTTGATCTTGCTGTTGATGTCACTATTCTTTAACGCACTGGTCCGGTTGATTGCTAAGAGGGGGCAACTGAGTCATGAACGCTAA
- a CDS encoding ABC transporter substrate-binding protein has product MKRLLTIVALLLGVCGLLAYTSHTLTTSSGSTGAKVLNLYNWGDYIDPQLLTKFQKETGYHVNVETFDSNEAMFTKLKQGGTHYDLTVPSDYMVSKLKQAHLLQPIDRSRLTGLTNYDPLFLNKSYDPGNTYSLPYFWGTLGIIYNDRFVKPGSLTHWSQLWSPKYRDQIMLIDSARDILGMALAEQGHSMNTTNPATLRAATHKLNALSPNVKAVVADEIKMYMIQDEAAVAVDWSGEAAEMLSHNRHLHYVVPSEGSNLWIDNLVIPKSAQHYAAIYAFLNFMSRPENAAQNAEYIGYATPNRRAKALLPKVIRNDRQFYPTRQTTRHLQIYRDLSPNVVQTYNDRYLEFKMHH; this is encoded by the coding sequence ATGAAACGTCTATTGACCATCGTGGCCCTGCTTCTAGGTGTCTGTGGCCTACTGGCTTACACCAGTCACACGCTGACTACCTCCAGTGGCAGCACCGGTGCCAAGGTCCTCAATCTGTATAATTGGGGAGACTACATCGATCCCCAACTGCTTACCAAGTTTCAAAAGGAAACGGGCTACCACGTCAACGTGGAGACCTTCGACAGCAACGAAGCCATGTTTACCAAGTTGAAACAGGGCGGCACCCACTACGACCTGACCGTTCCCAGTGACTACATGGTCAGCAAGCTCAAGCAGGCTCACCTGCTACAGCCCATCGACCGTAGTCGCTTAACTGGCCTGACCAACTACGACCCCCTGTTTCTCAACAAGTCGTACGACCCGGGCAACACCTACTCGCTTCCCTACTTCTGGGGAACCCTAGGGATCATCTACAATGACCGCTTCGTGAAGCCGGGTAGTCTGACCCACTGGTCTCAGCTCTGGTCCCCCAAGTACCGCGACCAGATCATGCTGATTGATTCCGCCCGTGATATCCTGGGGATGGCATTAGCCGAACAAGGCCATTCCATGAACACCACCAATCCCGCAACTTTACGGGCGGCTACCCACAAGTTGAATGCGTTGAGTCCCAACGTGAAGGCGGTCGTTGCGGATGAAATCAAGATGTACATGATTCAAGATGAGGCCGCCGTGGCGGTCGACTGGTCCGGCGAAGCGGCGGAAATGCTGAGTCACAACCGCCACCTCCACTACGTCGTCCCGAGCGAAGGGAGTAACTTATGGATCGACAACTTAGTCATCCCCAAGTCCGCCCAACACTACGCCGCCATTTACGCCTTCTTGAACTTCATGAGTCGGCCAGAGAACGCGGCCCAAAATGCCGAGTACATTGGTTATGCGACGCCGAACCGACGGGCTAAGGCCCTGCTTCCCAAGGTGATTCGAAACGACCGGCAGTTCTACCCGACCCGCCAAACAACTCGTCACCTCCAGATTTATCGTGATTTATCACCCAACGTGGTGCAAACTTACAATGACCGGTACCTGGAATTCAAAATGCACCATTGA